The Arachis ipaensis cultivar K30076 chromosome B07, Araip1.1, whole genome shotgun sequence genome includes a window with the following:
- the LOC107609819 gene encoding phosphomevalonate kinase, peroxisomal-like isoform X1 — translation MLKMQFSQWIEQASEPNKEAVIKALLGAKEVMLGIRYHMRLMGEAAGVPIEPESQTKLLDATLNLEGVLLAGVLGAGGFDAVFAITLGDSSSNVTKTRSSLNVLALLVKEDPCGVSLESADPRTNEITSAVSSIHIE, via the exons ATGTTGAAAATGCAATTCTCACAGTGGATAGAGCAAGCTTCTGAACCCAACAAGGAAGCAGTTATTAAAGCATTGCTAGGTGCAAAAGAAGTTATGCTTGGGATTAGATATCATATGCGCCTAATGGGTGAGGCTGCAGGTGTTCCT ATTGAACCAGAATCACAAACAAAACTTTTAGATGCTACACTAAACTTGGAAGGAGTGTTGTTGGCTGGAGTTCTAGGAGCAGGAGGATTTGATGCTGTCTTTGCTATTACTTTGGGAGATTCAAGCAGCAATGTGACAAAAACAAGGAGCTCACTCAATGTTCTTGCCCTTCTGGTTAAAGAAGATCCTTGTGGCGTTTCTTTAGAAAGTGCTGACCCTAGAACAAATGAAATCACTTCAGCTGTATCTTCAATTCATATTGAAtaa
- the LOC107609819 gene encoding phosphomevalonate kinase, peroxisomal-like isoform X2 gives MLGIRYHMRLMGEAAGVPIEPESQTKLLDATLNLEGVLLAGVLGAGGFDAVFAITLGDSSSNVTKTRSSLNVLALLVKEDPCGVSLESADPRTNEITSAVSSIHIE, from the exons ATGCTTGGGATTAGATATCATATGCGCCTAATGGGTGAGGCTGCAGGTGTTCCT ATTGAACCAGAATCACAAACAAAACTTTTAGATGCTACACTAAACTTGGAAGGAGTGTTGTTGGCTGGAGTTCTAGGAGCAGGAGGATTTGATGCTGTCTTTGCTATTACTTTGGGAGATTCAAGCAGCAATGTGACAAAAACAAGGAGCTCACTCAATGTTCTTGCCCTTCTGGTTAAAGAAGATCCTTGTGGCGTTTCTTTAGAAAGTGCTGACCCTAGAACAAATGAAATCACTTCAGCTGTATCTTCAATTCATATTGAAtaa